A single region of the Gossypium arboreum isolate Shixiya-1 chromosome 12, ASM2569848v2, whole genome shotgun sequence genome encodes:
- the LOC108480003 gene encoding protein IQ-DOMAIN 17 isoform X2 — protein MGKKGGTSWLTAVKRAFRSPTKDTHDDEKRDKRRWIFRKQDTSPVKSVGNNGGGGGGASTAAAEQRHAIAVAVAKAAEAEAAVATAQAALQAARLTKPSYGRKHHFAAIVIQTAFRGYLARRALRALKGLVKLQALVRGHNVRKQAKMTLRCMQALVKVQSRVLDQRMRLSHDGCSRKSAFSDTWESRYLQDISDRRSLSRGGSSIADDWDERPHTVEEVKAMLQHRKEAALKREKSLSQALSQQMRRARRSPSMGGQDEWLDRWMPAKPWDNRGRASMDQRDNVKTVEMDTSQPYSYVAPNYRRTNSNHYHQRPSSPLHRAQHNAQAFHPSPITPSPSKTRPVQVQSASPRCVREDRTSFSSSQTPSLRSNYYYTGRVSTQASTSINNATTLPNYMAATESAKARIRSQSAPRQRPSTPEMDRIGSARKRLSFPIPEPYGIGMGYGGYGHSLRSPSFKSVSGSQFGLERQSNYSSCCTESLGGEMSPSSTSDLRRWLR, from the exons atggggaagaaaggaGGGACTTCATGGTTGACTGCTGTGAAAAGGGCTTTTAGATCTCCTACTAAAGATACCCATGAtgatgaaaag AGAGATAAACGGAGGTGGATCTTTAGGAAACAAGATACAAGTCCTGTGAAGAGTGTAGGTAAtaatggtggtggtggtggtggtgcaaGTACGGCAGCAGCGGAGCAAAGGCATGCTATTGCTGTGGCGGTGGCTAAAGCAGCGGAAGCTGAAGCTGCGGTGGCGACTGCACAAGCAGCTTTACAAGCTGCTCGGTTGACTAAACCTAGTTATGGCAGGAAACATCACTTTGCTGCTATTGTTATTCAGACAGCTTTTAGAGGCTACCTg GCCAGGAGAGCTCTACGTGCGTTAAAAGGGCTAGTGAAGTTACAAGCTTTAGTGAGAGGTCACAACGTGAGAAAGCAAGCCAAGATGACGCTTCGTTGCATGCAAGCACTGGTTAAAGTTCAGTCTCGTGTTTTAGACCAAAGAATGAGGCTCTCGCACGATGGTTGCAGCCGGAAATCAGCATTTAGCGACACCTGGGAATCACGGTATCTTCAAGATATATCGGATAGAAGATCATTA TCGAGAGGAGGAAGTAGCATAGCAGATGATTGGGACGAAAGGCCACACACAGTTGAAGAAGTGAAAGCTATGTTACAACATAGGAAAGAAGCTGCTTTGAAACGTGAAAAGAGCTTGTCACAAGCACTGTCACAACAG ATGAGGAGAGCTCGAAGGAGTCCATCAATGGGGGGACAAGATGAGTGGCTTGATCGTTGGATGCCTGCTAAACCATGGGATAACAGAGGAAGAGCTTCAATGGATCAAAGAGATAATGTCAAAACTGTTGAAATGGACACTTCACAGCCTTATTCATATGTAGCACCAAATTATAGAAGAACAAATTCAAACCATTATCACCAAAGGCCTAGTTCACCTCTCCATAGGGCTCAACACAATGCACAAGCTTTCCACCCTTCTCCAATTACACCCTCTCCATCGAAAACACGTCCGGTTCAAGTACAGTCTGCGAGCCCTCGTTGCGTTAGGGAAGACCGAACCTCGTTTTCATCATCACAAACACCAAGTTTAAGGTCCAATTATTATTACACAGGCAGGGTTAGTACTCAAGCTAGTACTAGTATAAACAATGCTACTACATTGCCTAATTACATGGCAGCAACAGAGTCTGCAAAGGCTAGGATTAGGTCTCAAAGTGCACCAAGACAGAGGCCATCGACACCAGAGATGGACCGAATCGGTTCAGCAAGGAAAAGGCTATCGTTTCCCATCCCGGAACCATACGGTATTGGGATGGGGTATGGAGGTTATGGTCATAGCTTGAGGAGCCCGAGTTTTAAAAGTGTAAGCGGATCGCAATTCGGATTGGAACGACAATCTAACTATTCATCTTGTTGTACTGAGAGCCTTGGTGGTGAAATGTCACCATCTTCAACTAGTGATCTAAGAAGGTGGTTGAGGTGA
- the LOC108480003 gene encoding protein IQ-DOMAIN 17 isoform X1 codes for MGKKGGTSWLTAVKRAFRSPTKDTHDDEKKRDKRRWIFRKQDTSPVKSVGNNGGGGGGASTAAAEQRHAIAVAVAKAAEAEAAVATAQAALQAARLTKPSYGRKHHFAAIVIQTAFRGYLARRALRALKGLVKLQALVRGHNVRKQAKMTLRCMQALVKVQSRVLDQRMRLSHDGCSRKSAFSDTWESRYLQDISDRRSLSRGGSSIADDWDERPHTVEEVKAMLQHRKEAALKREKSLSQALSQQMRRARRSPSMGGQDEWLDRWMPAKPWDNRGRASMDQRDNVKTVEMDTSQPYSYVAPNYRRTNSNHYHQRPSSPLHRAQHNAQAFHPSPITPSPSKTRPVQVQSASPRCVREDRTSFSSSQTPSLRSNYYYTGRVSTQASTSINNATTLPNYMAATESAKARIRSQSAPRQRPSTPEMDRIGSARKRLSFPIPEPYGIGMGYGGYGHSLRSPSFKSVSGSQFGLERQSNYSSCCTESLGGEMSPSSTSDLRRWLR; via the exons atggggaagaaaggaGGGACTTCATGGTTGACTGCTGTGAAAAGGGCTTTTAGATCTCCTACTAAAGATACCCATGAtgatgaaaag aaGAGAGATAAACGGAGGTGGATCTTTAGGAAACAAGATACAAGTCCTGTGAAGAGTGTAGGTAAtaatggtggtggtggtggtggtgcaaGTACGGCAGCAGCGGAGCAAAGGCATGCTATTGCTGTGGCGGTGGCTAAAGCAGCGGAAGCTGAAGCTGCGGTGGCGACTGCACAAGCAGCTTTACAAGCTGCTCGGTTGACTAAACCTAGTTATGGCAGGAAACATCACTTTGCTGCTATTGTTATTCAGACAGCTTTTAGAGGCTACCTg GCCAGGAGAGCTCTACGTGCGTTAAAAGGGCTAGTGAAGTTACAAGCTTTAGTGAGAGGTCACAACGTGAGAAAGCAAGCCAAGATGACGCTTCGTTGCATGCAAGCACTGGTTAAAGTTCAGTCTCGTGTTTTAGACCAAAGAATGAGGCTCTCGCACGATGGTTGCAGCCGGAAATCAGCATTTAGCGACACCTGGGAATCACGGTATCTTCAAGATATATCGGATAGAAGATCATTA TCGAGAGGAGGAAGTAGCATAGCAGATGATTGGGACGAAAGGCCACACACAGTTGAAGAAGTGAAAGCTATGTTACAACATAGGAAAGAAGCTGCTTTGAAACGTGAAAAGAGCTTGTCACAAGCACTGTCACAACAG ATGAGGAGAGCTCGAAGGAGTCCATCAATGGGGGGACAAGATGAGTGGCTTGATCGTTGGATGCCTGCTAAACCATGGGATAACAGAGGAAGAGCTTCAATGGATCAAAGAGATAATGTCAAAACTGTTGAAATGGACACTTCACAGCCTTATTCATATGTAGCACCAAATTATAGAAGAACAAATTCAAACCATTATCACCAAAGGCCTAGTTCACCTCTCCATAGGGCTCAACACAATGCACAAGCTTTCCACCCTTCTCCAATTACACCCTCTCCATCGAAAACACGTCCGGTTCAAGTACAGTCTGCGAGCCCTCGTTGCGTTAGGGAAGACCGAACCTCGTTTTCATCATCACAAACACCAAGTTTAAGGTCCAATTATTATTACACAGGCAGGGTTAGTACTCAAGCTAGTACTAGTATAAACAATGCTACTACATTGCCTAATTACATGGCAGCAACAGAGTCTGCAAAGGCTAGGATTAGGTCTCAAAGTGCACCAAGACAGAGGCCATCGACACCAGAGATGGACCGAATCGGTTCAGCAAGGAAAAGGCTATCGTTTCCCATCCCGGAACCATACGGTATTGGGATGGGGTATGGAGGTTATGGTCATAGCTTGAGGAGCCCGAGTTTTAAAAGTGTAAGCGGATCGCAATTCGGATTGGAACGACAATCTAACTATTCATCTTGTTGTACTGAGAGCCTTGGTGGTGAAATGTCACCATCTTCAACTAGTGATCTAAGAAGGTGGTTGAGGTGA